The following is a genomic window from Daphnia magna isolate NIES linkage group LG4, ASM2063170v1.1, whole genome shotgun sequence.
CACAATAGATTCAGCAATCATTATCAAGAGCGTCAGCGCCTATTAATTAACCATTTCTAGTACAAATTTATCTGTTCATCTGACAGACTTAAGACTTACCTTCACCATGGATCTAGGGTGGTGAATGAATATTTTGAATCCCACCCAGCGGAATTTCATAATCAACTCAACACTAACAATGACTAAAGCCATGAGTTCCATGCTGCTATGTACCCCTACAGGTAGCTAGATTTTTAAgataaatgtttttgtatGCATCAAACTTGATACAAGAATAAAAAGACTTACCCGAAAGAGGGGGTTTGCTGGTTTCTCTGTGAATGTCAATAAAATCAGTAATAAAGAGGCTGCAAAATCCAGGGCATAATACCACTTGTTGTGTACAAGGAGGTATGCAGGAAGTGCTTCATGGCAAGAGGGATGGGATGTCAACTTATCATTATTGATTCCTTCTTCTAAGAAAATAGCTGCTTCTCGATAATTTAGCTCCCAGCTTTTAGTGACTTCATCTAATGGAAGACACTCAATTGCTGGGAATGAGTGGAGCTCAGTGAACTGTAACTGTACTGCTGATTCTCGCACTGTGCTTGCAGTTCTTGCAGTATTTCCTACTTCTAACGGCACATCTATTTGTCCAGCTGTAGACaaataatacaaaaacaaatcatgaCCCATTCAAAAATGTCATGAGTTTCCATAAATACACGTTAAAATAGTTGAACTGTTGTTACACGTTAACTAGTTCTGTCTGGCTAAAAAAACCGCGCAATATTTCCctatattttttccttctagagagaaagaaaagaatagagTATAAACAATTACCTTCTTCCATAATTTGTATCTGAATACCCTCTTGCTCACTGGGCATCTTGTCGTCTTCTCCCATACTGACGACGCGTGATAATGGGCGAATAAAACttaattaataaaataaaataaaatattcaaGGGGTTTGAGTTGTAAACACACCACAGACAAGTATCAATATCAAGTTAACTGGGCCACCTGTGCCAAACCATTTATATTACAATTATATATGATGAAACTATTAAAATAGTTTACACTTTTCATTAACTATAAAAACAGCTTATgtgttattaatatttttttcgaaGCTAAATATAACTTATTGATAAATTTACaaaattcaagaaaattcTGCGAAGTTTACGCCGATTGGCAGTCAATCTCAAATAATTCTTTTGATCTTGCAACGTAGCAGTTGCTAGAAGTCCTAGTTCCACTCCtctgtcttgtttttttccagcAAATTTGGAAGGTAGGTCGATTTTCGTATCTCAATTCTTCGGAGACATCCAAATCTGTCGTTAAATTATATTATCCTCAGCTAAATTGGTAATTTTTCCTATTCAAagtgaaagttcaaatttgcCCTTTAGTTTAGTGTTTAAAGTTTGGTAACTCGACAAAGTTAACACACATTGGTTCACTTGCCTGACCGCTGTCATACCGTGGTTACATTTGTAACTGAATTGTTAAATCACTCTTTTAACATACATATTAAATCATATAGCAATGGAGGTCTCCAAGAAGAAGCCAGCTGCAGGAGTACCGGCTGCCAAAGAGCCAGCCCCAACTTTGGCTAGCGGAAAATACACATTCTCCAAATCCGAAGCTCTTCGCCGCTACCTCTCGAGGAAGCAGGCAAGGTCCGGAAAACGAGTTTCCAAAGCCAAGCGTGACGAggtttgtattatttttacctCTGCTGAAATAAAATGTAATGTTTGAGTTTCCTTtgtagcaaaagaaaaagcccAAATTTGTTGAGAAGCCATTCAACAAGGGGACCAGGATTGTTAGCTTGAAGAAGAGACCCAACAACTATCCCTGCAAAAACCAGTAattatttctattgtctgATTAGTTTGAACCCAAATTTGAATTGGCttgcattctttttctttagctCAAAGCCCAGGTCAAAAGTTCCCAAGAAGCATGGTGCCACCAAGGTTCGCAAGTCTCTTCAACCTGGAACCATTCTTATTCTGTTGGCTGGTGTTCATCGAGGAAAGCGTGTTGTGCTCCTTAAGGCTTTGAAGTCTGGTCTTCTTCTCGTCACTGGTACATATATTTAACATTTGGCTTTTGAAATTTGATTTAATAGTTAGTTTCTGGAATTTACAGGACCATACAAAATCAACCGCGTCCCCATCCGTCGTGTCCACCAAAAGTTCGTGATTGCCACAAGCACCCGGCTTAACATCGAAAGTGTCAAGATTCCCGACACAATCAACGATGCTTACTTCCGCCGCATTCGCGAAAAACGCGCCAAGAAAGCAGAGGGTGATATCTtcgccaagaagaagaaggtatttgtttgtttgtttttttcaatgttggTTCTCGTAATAATCCTTCATTCATTATTAAATTCAGACCTACAAGGTTTCGGCCACTCGCAAAGCTGACCAGATAACGGTCGATAAACAACTCCTCCGGGCTATTAGACCTCATCCCGACAGAAAAATCCTCTTGAATTACTTGAAGTCGCGTTTTGGTTTGTCCACCGGTCAATATCCCCACAcgcttaaattttaaaaagttgaTTGCGTGTGTTTGGACagtcaataaaaaatttggCTTCGAAAtatgttttccttttgttcATTAATTACGTGTGGAATATTTAATATTATAAATAATTTTCTACCtcaaaaacaagaaagttTTAACTGTAGTAAATCCATACCTAAATTCAAGAGTTTTTATAGTTTTGAAATGTATTAATTTTCCCTTCCTGAAGAATTTTAACACGGTTTATATCCAgcatttaaataataattcagTATTTAATGCACTTTATTTGATGGGaacatttttcaaagtttttgcTGCGACAGGACCGTGTGCGGTTTGCAATGAATTACCCTGCCATTCAGCATTTCCACTTGCACTTACGCGCAAATCTTCTTGAAGCTTTTCCCatacttttttctttggattgaGGACAGTGTCTGGTTCACCAGTTTCATAACCTTCCACCAACACTCGATCCCCCGGTTGGCTGCCGGTGGGCGCATCAAGTGGTTCACATTGACGAGGTTCATCACTGATAGAATTTTTGTATCCCAATTAATAACCATAGAGACATTagacatgtaaacaaaaaccCTTACCTGGATGCACAAAGAACCATTCCTGCTGATTCAATACCTCTCATCTTGGCAGGTTTCAAGTTGGTCAGCACTATAACCATACGGTTGAGCATCTCTGATTGGGGTACAAAATTAACAAGGCCGCTGACAATTGTCCGGGGGCCAGAAGATTCACCTTTTCAGTTATAACATTAATTAACATTCTCACGATTCAAAAGTTCAATGTTATACCCAGATCGATTTTCTCAACGTAAAGAGTTTCTGCTTCAGGATGTTTATTAACCTCGATGATCTTTCCCACTCGGATGTTGAGACGATGAGGCGCCACAACATCGTCAGTTGCTGCAGCGATAGTCTTAGACACCTTGGCCGGAGGAGGATAAGCATCTTTGACTAATTTTACCAACTCAGGAGCTTCAAAGATTTTTCGAATTGGCTCCAACAAAGCATTAAGCCGCACTTCAACTGCCGCTTTCAAATCACCCGGATGAAGCAGCCCTTGGGAAAAGTCCGACTCCATCTGCTCGTAGGtagtgtattcaatgtcaccACCATTGTCTGCACCACGTTGGATAAGGAATCCTAGTATGGAGCCAGAAAATATCTCTGTTTAATCACTTGTAAGAAGCCGAGAATCGGTAATTTGACAGTGATAAGATGTGAATTCTAAGACGGAGTGATTTTTATCAATGTTACCTTCACCAGTGTTCAGCAGTGGAAATAAAACATATTTAGCAAAGGCTAAAACCCCATTATTTTCCACCTTCCCTGGTTCACAAAATGcctttttcatcttctttttaaCGCTGGCGGACGAATCAAGTAAGTCTATTTTACTATCTTCCTCCGATGACGACATTTTGGCTCCAGTTAGGCCAGGAACTGTGATAACAAAGGAACTAATTTCATAAAGTGTCTAGAATAAATTGCtctgaaatttttctactCATTGGATTCATCAGGTGGGCACGTTTAGAATACCCTAACTGAGGCAAGTATTTGTCCGCATATGTGAAAATTTTCCTCTGATCCACACCTCCAAATTGTGCATCTACCTTCAAGTATTCTTCATCTAGTGCTTGTAAACCTAGTGGAGAGTAGAAGTTATCAATATTTACATTGCACATAGTGTTTAATACACCTCACCCGGGTACATTAAGCCAGATAGCAAGGGATTGCCTACTTGTTTTACCACTTCTGCACCTGCTTTTTTTGCATCATGCTCAGTGACAAGAGAGGATAATCTGTACATGTCCAAAGTGTACTCTCTGAagtaaaattataaaaaaaggaagtacTCAGTACCAATTATTAAACACATCTAATTCTTTTGTGCATTTTTTCTACTTATAATGAACTGTTTCCTACTTGCTAAGTTGATATTCAGACCCTTTAATAAACTTGAGTTTTTCAAGTGGGACTTTCAAGGAGGTAAGCATTGCTTTGATGGCATGTTCATAGTATTGAGTACGAAGAGCAAGTAGTTCCCAAGGTGCTTTCATATTGTCAAGATAGGCATGAAGATCAGCAAACAAAATAGTGACCTGGAAGACGAAATAGCTGgtaagtaaaatttttaaatctctGTTTCAAATTGTATTATCTAACCTCACATCCAGCTTTTAGAAAATCACCAATTTTACTCATTGGTAGAAAATAAGCTACATGTGGCTTGCCAGTTGTGGCTGTTCCCCAATACAGCTTTAGATCTCGTTTTGCAAGGATTTCGGTGATTTTTTCTTCACCAAGAACCTCTTGTAGGTTTCGAGTaatcaaatgtttcttttctgatGGTGTCATTATTGCCTTTGGATCCAGGgagcccattttttttttcagatgaaATCTGTGAAAACAACAATATAGTCAAGGTATATAAAACTGTTAGATAGAGATACTAAGAGTAGAAGCACTTTGCCTCACATTCATTGACATATtcgaaaaacgaaaacgagtaaaaactgaaaaaactTCGGCTTTGACTTAATTTCAAACTTGACAGCTGACAAACAATACATACCTAAAAAGTCTTAACACAAAAGTATTTATGAAAATTAGATGGGATAGTCAACCTGTTCTGTTGCAATACGGTTACAGCTTACAACATGCGGCGTGACACAAACAGAGGAACCAAGGGAAGTGAAGGGTGAACGACATCACTGTCGTTCTCCAATAGGAGATGAAGAGCTACTTTCTAAGGGTTCGGCAAACAGCTACTTTCGGCTCTTAGCTATTTGCTTAACcttgtttcaaaaaattacCCAAATTTTTGTAAGAAGTATAATTATAAAACCTAAGGATTCGTGAAAGATAATATTAAACATGTAATGAAAATTGATAAACGTATTTGAgcaaaggtttttttttttcatgtatgTATTTCACTTCGTCAAATCGCATTTCTTTATTCAGTTCAAGATGTGAATTGTGATTCACGGATGCCTTACTTAACATGGCATATGCAACGATTAAATCatcaaaaacagaaattttcTGGTAGACAAATAAAACACAATGAAACGATTACTTACTATATCATTTTGAAAACACAAATTGTGTCACGATCTGATTCTCTTTCACACATGATTGAACGAATGGGGAAAAAACTTTACACTTGAATGTCGAAAATTACTCGTAATTAATGTGCGAACTTGCCGCTAGGTAAGAGCACAAAGTATGAGTATTCTCTTCCAGTTGTGCTCTCAAATTGCTTATGTATTGGTTTGCTTTGCTCAACTCTGCCCTCAAGCTGGCTAACTCGCTGTTACAAGATTCCAAAGCAATAGACTTTTGGTTCAATTCTGATTTAAGA
Proteins encoded in this region:
- the LOC116921293 gene encoding 60S ribosomal protein L6 codes for the protein MEVSKKKPAAGVPAAKEPAPTLASGKYTFSKSEALRRYLSRKQARSGKRVSKAKRDEQKKKPKFVEKPFNKGTRIVSLKKRPNNYPCKNHSKPRSKVPKKHGATKVRKSLQPGTILILLAGVHRGKRVVLLKALKSGLLLVTGPYKINRVPIRRVHQKFVIATSTRLNIESVKIPDTINDAYFRRIREKRAKKAEGDIFAKKKKTYKVSATRKADQITVDKQLLRAIRPHPDRKILLNYLKSRFGLSTGQYPHTLKF
- the LOC116921285 gene encoding tyrosine--tRNA ligase, cytoplasmic, which translates into the protein MGSLDPKAIMTPSEKKHLITRNLQEVLGEEKITEILAKRDLKLYWGTATTGKPHVAYFLPMSKIGDFLKAGCEVTILFADLHAYLDNMKAPWELLALRTQYYEHAIKAMLTSLKVPLEKLKFIKGSEYQLSKEYTLDMYRLSSLVTEHDAKKAGAEVVKQVGNPLLSGLMYPGLQALDEEYLKVDAQFGGVDQRKIFTYADKYLPQLGYSKRAHLMNPMIPGLTGAKMSSSEEDSKIDLLDSSASVKKKMKKAFCEPGKVENNGVLAFAKYVLFPLLNTGEGFLIQRGADNGGDIEYTTYEQMESDFSQGLLHPGDLKAAVEVRLNALLEPIRKIFEAPELVKLVKDAYPPPAKVSKTIAAATDDVVAPHRLNIRVGKIIEVNKHPEAETLYVEKIDLGESSGPRTIVSGLVNFVPQSEMLNRMVIVLTNLKPAKMRGIESAGMVLCASSDEPRQCEPLDAPTGSQPGDRVLVEGYETGEPDTVLNPKKKVWEKLQEDLRVSASGNAEWQGNSLQTAHGPVAAKTLKNVPIK